Within Saccharomonospora cyanea NA-134, the genomic segment CTACTACGTACTCTCACTGCTGTTGTCCGGGCTCGCCTTCCACGGGCGGATCGCCCTTTCCGACCTCGGGCCGCTCATCCTGCTGGCCTTCGTGCCGAACCTCCTGCTGGGCGTGGGGCCGGTCCTCGCCTCGCGCCGGTGGGGCGGGGGAACGCGGGTCGACTTCGGACTGCGACCCACCGGCCGCGACCTGCGCGTTGGCCTGGCCTGCGGCGGGTTCTCGCTGCTCGCGGCGTACGTGCTGAACCTGGTGTTGCTCCAGGTCTACGGCGACGACCACCTGTCCGACTCCACCACGGAAGTGCTGAGGAGCATGACGTCCGGCCTCGGCTGGCTCGTGTTCGCGGCGCTCGTCGTGGTGGTGGCCGCGCCCCTGACCGAGGAGTTGCTGTTCCGGGGAGCACTGTGGACCGGCCTGGCGCACCACCGGGTGCCGCCCTGGGTGATCCTCGTACTGACGGCGCTGATCTTCGCGCAGGTACACGGGGAGCCGGAGCGCACGCTGGCCCTGCTGGGACAGGGCATCGCCATCGGCATGGCGCGGCTGATCACCGGAAGGGTGAGTGCGAGCGTCATCGCGCACGCCACCAACAACCTCCCGCCCGCGTTGCTGCTGTTCGGCGGCCCGTGATCGATCCCCGACCCAGTAGGCTCGGTGAGAAGATCACGAAAGGCGGAGGGGAACGCGTGGGGTCATCGGACTCACAGGACCCGGTGGGCGAGACGGTCGGTGCCGATGCGTCCGGGCCGTCGGATTCCGAGCCGAGCGAACGACCGGGGTTCCACCGGCCCACCCACCGCTGGGGTTTCGGGGCGTTTCTGCTCGTGGAGGCCGTGCTGCTGGCGACGGCGGCGTTCGTCGGCGCCTTCCTTCGCGGGGAGACGCCGGAGTCGGTGCCGGTACGCGACGTGCTCATCGGCACGATGACGCCCACGGTGCTCGCCGCGCTGTCCGCGCTGGTCATCACCAAGGTCCGGGGCAACGGCCCGCTGGCCGACCTGTGCCTCGCCTGGCGCTGGGACGACGTGAAGATCGGTCTCAAGTTCGGCGCTCTCGGCCTGGTGTGCACGGTGGTGGGTGTGCTGGTCTGGACCCGGCTGGTGGGGGAGGACAACGCCACCTCGGCCATCGGCGCGCTGGTGGAGGACAAGCCGATGTCGGTGTCGGCGGCCGTGACCATGTTCGTCTACCTGTGGCTGCTCGGCCCGATCTGCGAGGAGATCATCTACCGGGGACTGCTGTGGGGAGCGGCCGAACGACTGGGCTGGGGTTCCGAGCGGTGGGGCCGGTTCGCGGCGTTCGTGTTGTCGACGGCGGTGTTCGCCGTGAGCCACCTCGAACCGCTGCGCACGTCGCTGCTGCTCGTCATCGCCATCCCGATCGGGCTGGCCAGGCTGGTCACCGGCAGACTGCTCGGCAGTATCGTCGCCCACCAGATGAACAACTTCCTGCCCGCGCTGGCGATACTGCTGACCTCACTCGGCGTCCTCACCGCCTGAGCGCTTGTTCTGCGCACCCTCAGCTACCTGCTGCCCACCGCTCGCGGCGGAGAAGGGGCCAGGAACAGGCTCTGACGCCTGCCGTTGCGCGGCAAGCAGCCGGGCGCGGCTGCGGGTGAGATGCAGCCGCATGGCGGCGCGGGCGTGGTCGGGGTCCGAGCGGGCGATCGCGTCGTACACCTCGGCGTGCTCGGCCACGACGTGCGCGAACCCCGCCTCGCCCGACGGCAGACGGTCGCGGTGCATGACGATCAGCGACGGCCCGAAGGACGTCAGCAGGTCGGAGAAGTAGCGGTTTCCCGTGGCCAGCGCGACGCGCACGTGGAACCGGTGGTCGGCGCGCACGGCCGCGCCGGGGTTGTCGGCACGGGACGCGAACTCGTCGAGTGCCCGTTCGAGGTCCGACAGTTGCGTGAGCGAGCGCCGGACGGCGGCGAGGGCGGCGGCCTCGGTCTCCACGGCGATGCGGAACTCGACGAGGTCCACGACGTCGTCGAGGGTGCGCTCGCCGCCCTCGACGGTGGGGAAGCTGCTGGTGCTGGGCTGGGCGAGCACGAAACTGCCCTTGCCGTGGCGGGTCTCCACCAGGCCCGCCGCGGCCAGTCGCGAGATCGCCTCCCGCACCACCGTCCTGCTCACCCCGTGGTCGGCGACCAGGCGGGCCTCGGTCGGCAGCTTCTCGCCCGGACGGATGACACCCTCACGGATACGGGCGGTGAGGTGCTCGACGAGTTCCTGGGTCCGGCTGGCCACGGGGGAATCCTCACATATCCAGAACGACCTGGTCGGTGGTCCAGGCCCTGGCCCGCTCGGTGAGCGTGAGGCCCAGCCCGGGCCGGTCCGGGACGATCATCCGCCCGCCGGTGATCTCGAGGCGTTCGACGAACAGCGGTTCGAGCCAGTCGAAGTGCTCCACCCACGGCTCCAGCGGGTAGGTCGCCGCGAGTTGGACGTGGAGTTCCATGGCGAAGTGCGGGGCGACGGGCAGCTTCGCGTGTTCGGCGAGGGCGAGCAGCCGCAGGAACGGGGTGACACCGCCGACGCGCGGGGCGTCCGGTTGCAGGATGTCGGCCGCTTCCGCGCGGATGAGCTCCGCGTGCTCGGCGACGCTCGTGAGCATCTCCCCGGTCGCGATCGGTGTGTCGCAGGTGGCGGCGAGCCGGGCGTGACCGGCGTGGTCGTAGGCGTCGAGCGGTTCCTCGATCCACACGAGGTCGAAGCGCTCCAGTTCGCGGCAGCGGCGCAGGGCGGTGGCGCGGTCCCACTGCTGGTTGGCGTCGACCATGAGGGGGACGTCGTCGCCGAGGCGTTCGCGCACCGAGGCCACGCGCTTCACGTCCACACCGCCGTCCGGGTGGCCGACCTTGATCTTGATGCCGCCGACGCCGCGCTCGACGGCCGCGGCGGCGTTGTCGAGTACCCGCTCCAGCGGCGTGTGCAGGAAGCCACCCGAGGTGTTGTAGCACCGCACGGAGTCGCGGTGGGCGCCCAGTAGTTTGGCGAGCGACAACCCGGCGCGCTTGGCCTTGAGGTCCCACAGTGCGATGTCGAGGGCGGCGATGGCCTGGGTGGACAGTCCACTGCGGCCCACGGAGGCGCCCGCCCACACGAGCTTGTCCCAGAGCCGGGCGATGTCGTTGGGATCCTCGCCGAGCAGTTCGGGAGCGACCTGGGCGGCGTGGGCGTACTGGCCGGGACCACCCGCGCGCTTGGAGTAGCTGAAACCGAGGCCCTCGTGTCCACCTTCGGTGGCGATCTCGGCGAACAGCATCGACACCTCGGTCATGGGTTTCTGCCTGCCGGTGAACACCTTGGCGTCGCTGACGGGAGTGGACAGCGGCAGCGCCACGGAGGACAACCGGATGCGGGAGATGCGGTCAGACGTCATGGTCAGAGATCGTACAACTAGCCGAGAGATATGACGACCCTTCGAGTCAGCCTGACAGCCACAGATGCCCGGCGAGCCCGAACCCGGCCACCGCGATCGCGATGCGCAACGGACGTTCGGGAACTCTGCGCACGATCGCGGGCCCGATCCAGGCGCCGACGAGCGCGCCGGCGCCCAGCGCCACCGCCGCCACCCAGTCCACCGGTGCCAGGAACGCGTAGGCCACCCCCGCGGTGACGTTGGCCGCTCCGGTCACCACGTTCTTCACGGCGTTGGTCACCGGAAGCGGTTCCGTGGCCGTCACCGACAGCACGGCGAGCATGAGCACACCCGCGCCGGCCCCGAAGTACCCCCCGTACACGCCCACGAGTACGACGGCGATCATCGCCGGGATCGCGGGCAGGATCGCCGACGTCGGCCCCGCCGCACGCTGGTCGGCCATCGCGCGAAGCCGGTCGCGAGCGAGCAGGAGCCCCGCGCCGAGCGCGACGAGCCACGGCACCACCGCCTCGAACGCCTCGGGCGGCGTGCTGAGCAGCAGCACCGCACCGACCGAACCGCCGACGACGGCGAGCAGGGCGAGGCGTACCAGGCGGGCGCGCTGGCTGCGCAGCTCCCGCCGCGACGCGGCGGCGGCGCCGACGGTGGTGGAGAACAGTGCCACCGTGTTCGTGACGTTGGCCGCGATGGGCGGCAGTCCGGCCGCGAGCAGGGCCGGGTAGCTGAACAGTGAGGCCAGACCCGCGATCGACCCCGTGAGACCCGCAGCCACTCCCGCGAGGAGCAGCAGCGCGGCGGAGCCGGCCGTCACCCGCCGAAACCGGCCGGGGAGACAGCGCCGGTGAGGTCGACCGGGGCCATCCTCTCGATCTCCAGCCGTGTGCGTTCCATGGCTTCGAGGATCTCGCGGCGGCGCTCGTCGGTGAGTCCGGTCAGTGGGATGGAGCAACTGATCGCGTCGACCGCCGGGCGCGTGTAGCGCAGGGCGAGTCCGAAGCAGGTGACGCCGAGGTAGTTCTCCTCGTTGTCGATCGCGTACCCGCGCCTGCGGGTGAGGTCGAGATCCGACAGCAGGGTGGCGTGGTCGGTGATCGTGCGGGGTGTGATCGCGGTGAGTTCCGAGGGCACGTGCTCGTCGATGCCCTCGTCGAGTCGTTCGGCCAGCAGAGCCTTGCCCATGGAGGTGCTGAACGCGGGCAGTCTGCGGCCCACCCGGCTGAACGGCCGGATGTACTTGCTGGACTCCTTGGTGGCGAGGTAGACGATGTCGCCACGGTCGAGCCTGCCGTAGTGGATGGTCTCGTCCAGTTCGGCGCTCAGTTCGGTGATGAGCGGTTGGACGATGCGCAGATACGGGTCGGTGTCGAGGTACGTCGTTCCGGCGAGCAGTGCCCTGATACCGATGCTGTACTGCGTCCCGCTCTCGTCGACGCGAACCCAGCCGTGCTCCACGAGGGTGCGGATGAGCGCGTAGACGCTGCTACGGGGCGCGCCGAGCGCCTCGCTCAGTTCCCGGAGTCTCGCGGGCCGGTTCTGCCTCGACGCCAGCAGTTCCAGAAGTTCGACGGTCCGAGCCGCCGACTTCACTCCTCGCACGCCGCTTTCTCGCTCACTCGCCACGGTTGACAGCTTATCAAGTCAGGAGTAAGACTTCTGCCCACCTGACTTTCGTCTACATATGGAGACAACTTGACTGCCACGTGTACAGGTGAGGTTGTCGATCGCCTCCGTCGCGGTATGGAGACGGCGGTGCTGTCGTTCCCGCTCACGCCGTTCGACGACGAAGGAGCCGTCGACCTCGACGCCTTCCGCGACCACATCCGCGCACAGGTCGCCGCGGGCCCCGGTGCGTTGTTCCCCTGCTGCGGCACCGGAGAGTTCTTCTCGCTCGCCGAGGACGAGTACGAGACCCTCGTGGCCGCCGCCGTGGAGGAGGCCAAAGGCCGCCTGCCGGTCGTGGCCGGCGTGGGGTACGGCTGGGCCCAGGCAGCCCGGTTCGCCGCCGCTGCCGAGCGCGCCGGTGCCGACGCCGCACTGCTCCTGCCGCCGTACCTCGTGGACGGCCCGCAGCCGGGCCTCGTCGAGCACGTGCGCAAGGTCGCCACCTCCACCGCGCTGCCGCTGATCGTCTACCAGCGCGCGCAGGTGAAAATCAGCACGGCGGCGGTCGCGGAACTGGCCGAGATCCCCAGCGTCATCGGCGTCAAGGACGGGCACAGCGACCTCGACCAGGTGCAGCGCATGAAACTCGCCGCGCCCGACGACTGGCTGTTCTTCAACGGAGCCGCCACGGCGGAACTCCAGGCCCGCGCCTACCGGGCCATCGGGGTGCCCGCCTACTCCTCCGCCGTGCACGCGTTCGCTCCGGAGATCTCCCAGGCGTTCTTCCGGGCGCTGCACGCCGACGACCACGCCGAGGTCGAGAGGCTGCTCTCCGGCTTCTACCTGCCGCTCGTGGAACTGCGCGACCAGGGCAAGGGCTACGCCGTCTCGCTCGTGAAGGCGGCGGCGCGCCTGCGCGGACACAAGGTCGGCTCGGTCCGCGCCCCGCTGTCCGACCCGCCGCAGGAGCATCTCGACCGGCTCGAAGCCCTGCTCACCACCGGTCTGTCCCTGGCCAACGCCGCGTAGAGGAGCACCGATGTCCCGACCCGTCCCGAAGATCGTCAAAGCGCGCGTCACGCCGATCCTGATCTCCGACCCGCCGCTGCTGAACGTCCTCGGTGTGCACCAGCCGTACACGCCCCGCACGATCGTGGAGCTCGAGACCGACACCGGCGCGACCGGAGTCGGCGAGACCTACGGCGACACCGAGTACCTGCGCGTGGCCCGCGCGCTCGCCGAGGCCGTGGTGGGAAAGCCGGTCACCGCCCTGAACGGGCTGTCCGAACTGGCCTACTCGGCCGCGCAGCTCACCGATGACGGCGAGGAGTTCGACCCCGCGGGGCTGCGCGGTCGCCGCACGCCCGAGAAGACCGTGCGCAGTGTGGTGTCGGCGTTCGAGGTGGCGAGCCTCGACGCGCTCGGCAAGGAACTCGGCCTGCCCGTGCACGCGCTGCTCGGCGGCAAGATCCGCGATCGCGTCGACTACAGCGCCTACCTCTTCTACCGCTGGGCCGAACACCCGGAGGCCGACGCGCCGCGCGACGACTGGGGCGCGGCCCTCGACCCCGACGGCGTCGTGCGGCAGGCGCAGCGGTTCGCCGACACCTACGGCTTCCGCTCGTTCAAGCTCAAGGGCGGCGTCTTCGAACCCGACGCCGAGATCGAGGCGATCAAGGCGCTGGCCAAGGCGTTCCCGGGTATGCCGCTGCGACTCGACCCCAACGGCGGCTGGTCGGTCGAGACCAGCGTGCGCGTCGCCGAGGAGCTCGCCGACGTGCTCGAGTACATGGAGGACCCCACCACGGGCATCGACGGCATGGCCGAGGTGCGCAGGCGCACGGGTGCCCTGCTCGCCACGAACATGTGCGTCACCACGTTCGGCGAGATCCCAGAGGCGTTCGCCAAGGACGCCGTTCAGGTCGTGCTGTCCGACCACCACTACTGGGGCGGGCTCACCGCGACCCGGGAGCTCGCCGCGGTGTGCCGTACCCACGGCGTCGCGCTGTCGATGCACTCCAACACCCACCTCGGCGTGAGCCTCGCCGCCATGACCCACGTCGCCAGCGTCGTCGACAACCTCGACTTCGCCTGCGACAGCCACCGTCCATGGCAGACCGAGGACGTCGTCACGCGTCCGCACACCTTCGTCGACGGAGCGCTGGAGGTCGGTGACGAGCCCGGCCTCGGGATCGAACTGGACACCGACGCCCTCGCCGCCCTGCACGAACGTTGGGTCCGCCGGGAGGACATGCACGATCGCGACGACGTCGCCGCGATGCGCAAGGCCGACCCGTCGTGGACGCAACCCCCACTTCCCCGCTGGTAGCACTTTCGGAGGAATCAATGAGGATTCGCACGACCCTCGCGCTCGCCTGCGCCGCGGTGTTCGCGGTCGGCGCCTGCTCGGTCCAGGGCGGTTCGGGCGGCGAGAAGGGGGACTATCCCAGCCGCGCCGTGGAGTTCACGGTCTCCAGTTCCGCGGGCGGCGCCACCGACCTCGTCACGCGCGCCCTCGCCAAGAACCTGGAGGAACCGCTCGGAACGCAGATCGCCGTGGTGAACAAGCCCGGCGCCAACGGCAAGATCGCAGGCAAGGACGTGTTCGGCAGCGAACCCGACGGCTACCGCGTCGCGGTGATGCCGCAGTCGCTGTTCGCCGTCGGTCCGCTGGTGCTCGACGACCCCGACGCCATCCAGCTCGACGACATGACGTTCGTCGCGGGTCTCACGGTGGAGGACTACGTGCTCACCGTGCCCGCCACCTCGCCGGTGAAGAAGCTCGACGACCTGACCGCGCTCGACTCGGTGAAGTACGGCACCACCGGTGCGGGTACGGGAAGCCAGCTCGCCCAGGCGTTGTTGTTCGGCCTCGCCGGGACCGACGCCACCGCTGTGCCGTTCGACGGCGGTGGTCCGCTGCTCAACGCGCTGCTCGGGGAGAAGGTCGACGCGGGCGGTCTCCAGATCGCGGAGGCGGTGGAGCAGGTGAAGGCGGGCAAGTTGAGGGCTCTGGCCGTGTTCTCGCCCGAACGTCTCGACGCGATGCCCGACGTGCCCACCGCCACAGAACTCGGCTACGACGTCGTCGTGGACCAGCGGCGTTTCGTCGCGGCCCCGGCGGGCCTGCCGGACGACGTCCGCGACACCCTCGCCGACGCCATCGGCAAGGCCGTGGAGTCGCAGGACTACAACGACGTGCTGGCCGACAACTACATCAGCCGGTGGGACGCCAAGGGTGACGCGGTCGGTGAGCAGTTGGAGAAGTCCCGCACCCGCTTCGCCGACCTGGTCGACGAACTCGGTATCGACCTCGCCGGGCAGTCATGAGCACGTCGTACGAACGCAAGCAGAACATCGTCGCCGCGGCGATTCTGCTGGGCGTCGGGATCGTCGCCGCGATCGCGTCGTGGCAGCTCGGGGTCGGCGAACCCGCCGACCCCGGCCCCGGCCTCTGGCCCCTGATCGTCAGCGTCGGCCTGGTGGTGTTCGCCGCCGTGCTCGTGGTGCGGTCGCACCCCACGGGTGCGGAGGAACGGTTCAGCCGGGACTCGCTCGTGGTCGTCGGCGCGGTGCTGTCCCTGCTGGCCTATGCGTTCCTGTTCGAGCGGGTCGGCTTCGAGATCCCCACCATCGCACTGCTCGTGCTGTGGCTGAAGGGGTTCGGCAGGGAGTCGTGGAAGGTCACGGCGACCGTGTCGGTGGGGGCGACCGCGGTGGTGTACCTGCTGTTCATCACCGGCCTGGACATGTCGCTGCCGCACATCGTCCACCTGTAAGAGGAAGGGTTTGAGACGCGATGGACTTCCTCTCCCCGGTGATCGACGGCTTCGGTGTCGTCTTCCAACCGGACAACCTGCTCTACTGCCTGCTGGGCGTCACCCTCGGCATGCTCGTCGGTGTGCTGCCCGGCCTCGGCACGGCGGCGACGATCGCGATCCTGCTGCCGGTCACCTACAGCATCGAGGCCACCTCGGCGATCATCATGCTCGCCGGCATCTTCTACGGCGCCCAGTACGGCGGCACGATCACGTCCGTCCTGCTGCGCCTGCCCGGTGAGGCGCCGAGCGTGGTGACGGCCATCGACGGCTACGAGATGGCACGGCAGGGACGGGCCGGGGTCGCGCTCGGCATCTCCGCCGTCGGCTCCTTCGTCGGCGCCACCATCTCGATCATCGCGCTGACGTTCGTGGCGCCGCTGGTTTCCGGGTTCGCCGTCGAGTTCGGACCGGCCGAGTACACGATGCTCGCACTGCTCGGCATCCTCCTCGTCACCACCCTGGGCACCGGCTCGGTGCCGCGCAGCCTGGCCATGGCGATGCTGGGCCTGCTGCTCGCGACGATCGGCCAGGACCCGCTGTTCGGCGAGGCGCGCTTCACGCTCGGCAGCGACCAGCTCCTCGACGGCCTCGACTTCGTGGTCGTGGCGATGGGCCTCTTCGGTGTCGCGGAGATCCTGCACAACCTCGAATCGCTGCGGGGGAGGCCGAAACCGCGCGTCGAGGTGGGGTCGGTGTACCCGTCGCGCAAGGACATCCGTGAGGTGAAGGGCTCGTTCGCGCGCGGCTCGGTGATCGGTTTCCTGCTGGGCATCCTGCCCGGCGGCGGAGCCACGATGTCGTCGATGGTGGCCTACGCCGCCGAACGGAAGGCCGCGAAGCACCCGGAGCGCTTCGGCAAGGGCGCCATCCAGGGCGTCGCGGGTCCCGAGACCGCCAACAACGCCGCCGCCACCTCGTCGTTCATTCCGCTGCTGTCGCTCGGCATCCCCGCCAACGCGACGATGGCGGTCATGTTCGGCGCCCTCATGCTGCAGGGCATCACGCCGGGTCCGCTCCTGGTGGACGAGGAGCCGGAGCTGTTCTGGGGCGTCGTCAACTCGATGTACGTGGGCAACCTGCTGCTACTCGCACTGAGCCTGCCGCTGATCGGCGTCTTCGTGCGCATCGTGCGGGTGCGGCCCACGATCCTCGCGCCGCTCACCGTCATGATCGCGATGATCGGCGTGTACACCGTGCGCATGAACGTCGGCGACATGGTGCTCGTCGTCGTGCTCGGCGTGCTCGGCTACCTCATGAAGAAGGTCGGGTTCGAACCCGGGCCGCTCGTGCTGGCGTTCGTGCTCGGCGGCATCCTCGAACCCGCGTTCCGGCGCGCCATGCGCATGTTCGACGGGCAGCTCTCCGGCTTCCTGGGCGAACCGATCGCCGCGGCCCTGCTCGGGGTCATCGTGCTGCTCGTCCTGCTCACCCTCCTCCAGACCGTGCGAACCAAGCGGAAAGGAACCCATGACCGACCAGTTGCCGAGCATCGACCCGAGGACGGGGCGGACAACGACGACAGCGCAGACAGCGCAGACAGCGCAGTTGACGGGGACAGGACCGTCGCCGAGC encodes:
- a CDS encoding tripartite tricarboxylate transporter permease, with product MDFLSPVIDGFGVVFQPDNLLYCLLGVTLGMLVGVLPGLGTAATIAILLPVTYSIEATSAIIMLAGIFYGAQYGGTITSVLLRLPGEAPSVVTAIDGYEMARQGRAGVALGISAVGSFVGATISIIALTFVAPLVSGFAVEFGPAEYTMLALLGILLVTTLGTGSVPRSLAMAMLGLLLATIGQDPLFGEARFTLGSDQLLDGLDFVVVAMGLFGVAEILHNLESLRGRPKPRVEVGSVYPSRKDIREVKGSFARGSVIGFLLGILPGGGATMSSMVAYAAERKAAKHPERFGKGAIQGVAGPETANNAAATSSFIPLLSLGIPANATMAVMFGALMLQGITPGPLLVDEEPELFWGVVNSMYVGNLLLLALSLPLIGVFVRIVRVRPTILAPLTVMIAMIGVYTVRMNVGDMVLVVVLGVLGYLMKKVGFEPGPLVLAFVLGGILEPAFRRAMRMFDGQLSGFLGEPIAAALLGVIVLLVLLTLLQTVRTKRKGTHDRPVAEHRPEDGADNDDSADSADSAVDGDRTVAEHSR
- a CDS encoding 5-dehydro-4-deoxyglucarate dehydratase, whose product is MTATCTGEVVDRLRRGMETAVLSFPLTPFDDEGAVDLDAFRDHIRAQVAAGPGALFPCCGTGEFFSLAEDEYETLVAAAVEEAKGRLPVVAGVGYGWAQAARFAAAAERAGADAALLLPPYLVDGPQPGLVEHVRKVATSTALPLIVYQRAQVKISTAAVAELAEIPSVIGVKDGHSDLDQVQRMKLAAPDDWLFFNGAATAELQARAYRAIGVPAYSSAVHAFAPEISQAFFRALHADDHAEVERLLSGFYLPLVELRDQGKGYAVSLVKAAARLRGHKVGSVRAPLSDPPQEHLDRLEALLTTGLSLANAA
- a CDS encoding Bug family tripartite tricarboxylate transporter substrate binding protein, with the protein product MRIRTTLALACAAVFAVGACSVQGGSGGEKGDYPSRAVEFTVSSSAGGATDLVTRALAKNLEEPLGTQIAVVNKPGANGKIAGKDVFGSEPDGYRVAVMPQSLFAVGPLVLDDPDAIQLDDMTFVAGLTVEDYVLTVPATSPVKKLDDLTALDSVKYGTTGAGTGSQLAQALLFGLAGTDATAVPFDGGGPLLNALLGEKVDAGGLQIAEAVEQVKAGKLRALAVFSPERLDAMPDVPTATELGYDVVVDQRRFVAAPAGLPDDVRDTLADAIGKAVESQDYNDVLADNYISRWDAKGDAVGEQLEKSRTRFADLVDELGIDLAGQS
- a CDS encoding IclR family transcriptional regulator, giving the protein MASERESGVRGVKSAARTVELLELLASRQNRPARLRELSEALGAPRSSVYALIRTLVEHGWVRVDESGTQYSIGIRALLAGTTYLDTDPYLRIVQPLITELSAELDETIHYGRLDRGDIVYLATKESSKYIRPFSRVGRRLPAFSTSMGKALLAERLDEGIDEHVPSELTAITPRTITDHATLLSDLDLTRRRGYAIDNEENYLGVTCFGLALRYTRPAVDAISCSIPLTGLTDERRREILEAMERTRLEIERMAPVDLTGAVSPAGFGG
- a CDS encoding L-talarate/galactarate dehydratase, translating into MTSDRISRIRLSSVALPLSTPVSDAKVFTGRQKPMTEVSMLFAEIATEGGHEGLGFSYSKRAGGPGQYAHAAQVAPELLGEDPNDIARLWDKLVWAGASVGRSGLSTQAIAALDIALWDLKAKRAGLSLAKLLGAHRDSVRCYNTSGGFLHTPLERVLDNAAAAVERGVGGIKIKVGHPDGGVDVKRVASVRERLGDDVPLMVDANQQWDRATALRRCRELERFDLVWIEEPLDAYDHAGHARLAATCDTPIATGEMLTSVAEHAELIRAEAADILQPDAPRVGGVTPFLRLLALAEHAKLPVAPHFAMELHVQLAATYPLEPWVEHFDWLEPLFVERLEITGGRMIVPDRPGLGLTLTERARAWTTDQVVLDM
- a CDS encoding tripartite tricarboxylate transporter TctB family protein, with protein sequence MSTSYERKQNIVAAAILLGVGIVAAIASWQLGVGEPADPGPGLWPLIVSVGLVVFAAVLVVRSHPTGAEERFSRDSLVVVGAVLSLLAYAFLFERVGFEIPTIALLVLWLKGFGRESWKVTATVSVGATAVVYLLFITGLDMSLPHIVHL
- a CDS encoding FadR/GntR family transcriptional regulator translates to MASRTQELVEHLTARIREGVIRPGEKLPTEARLVADHGVSRTVVREAISRLAAAGLVETRHGKGSFVLAQPSTSSFPTVEGGERTLDDVVDLVEFRIAVETEAAALAAVRRSLTQLSDLERALDEFASRADNPGAAVRADHRFHVRVALATGNRYFSDLLTSFGPSLIVMHRDRLPSGEAGFAHVVAEHAEVYDAIARSDPDHARAAMRLHLTRSRARLLAAQRQASEPVPGPFSAASGGQQVAEGAQNKRSGGEDAE
- a CDS encoding CPBP family intramembrane glutamic endopeptidase is translated as MEDEGATSARDGLVLGAHWALVAFIASLGAYYVLSLLLSGLAFHGRIALSDLGPLILLAFVPNLLLGVGPVLASRRWGGGTRVDFGLRPTGRDLRVGLACGGFSLLAAYVLNLVLLQVYGDDHLSDSTTEVLRSMTSGLGWLVFAALVVVVAAPLTEELLFRGALWTGLAHHRVPPWVILVLTALIFAQVHGEPERTLALLGQGIAIGMARLITGRVSASVIAHATNNLPPALLLFGGP
- a CDS encoding glucarate dehydratase family protein; translation: MSRPVPKIVKARVTPILISDPPLLNVLGVHQPYTPRTIVELETDTGATGVGETYGDTEYLRVARALAEAVVGKPVTALNGLSELAYSAAQLTDDGEEFDPAGLRGRRTPEKTVRSVVSAFEVASLDALGKELGLPVHALLGGKIRDRVDYSAYLFYRWAEHPEADAPRDDWGAALDPDGVVRQAQRFADTYGFRSFKLKGGVFEPDAEIEAIKALAKAFPGMPLRLDPNGGWSVETSVRVAEELADVLEYMEDPTTGIDGMAEVRRRTGALLATNMCVTTFGEIPEAFAKDAVQVVLSDHHYWGGLTATRELAAVCRTHGVALSMHSNTHLGVSLAAMTHVASVVDNLDFACDSHRPWQTEDVVTRPHTFVDGALEVGDEPGLGIELDTDALAALHERWVRREDMHDRDDVAAMRKADPSWTQPPLPRW
- a CDS encoding sulfite exporter TauE/SafE family protein; the protein is MTAGSAALLLLAGVAAGLTGSIAGLASLFSYPALLAAGLPPIAANVTNTVALFSTTVGAAAASRRELRSQRARLVRLALLAVVGGSVGAVLLLSTPPEAFEAVVPWLVALGAGLLLARDRLRAMADQRAAGPTSAILPAIPAMIAVVLVGVYGGYFGAGAGVLMLAVLSVTATEPLPVTNAVKNVVTGAANVTAGVAYAFLAPVDWVAAVALGAGALVGAWIGPAIVRRVPERPLRIAIAVAGFGLAGHLWLSG
- a CDS encoding CPBP family intramembrane glutamic endopeptidase, with the translated sequence MGSSDSQDPVGETVGADASGPSDSEPSERPGFHRPTHRWGFGAFLLVEAVLLATAAFVGAFLRGETPESVPVRDVLIGTMTPTVLAALSALVITKVRGNGPLADLCLAWRWDDVKIGLKFGALGLVCTVVGVLVWTRLVGEDNATSAIGALVEDKPMSVSAAVTMFVYLWLLGPICEEIIYRGLLWGAAERLGWGSERWGRFAAFVLSTAVFAVSHLEPLRTSLLLVIAIPIGLARLVTGRLLGSIVAHQMNNFLPALAILLTSLGVLTA